TGGCTGGTGCAGTTAGTTTATAAGTTTTACAATAGTTttaccatataatatatattatatattatataatattaaaCAGTACCTACAAAAAAAGGAGCACTTCAGTTCCTGACTGTAAAACATCACAGTGAGTCAGTGAACCTATAACACAGTCAGTGACTGTGTTATAGGTTCACTCACTGCGATGTTTGCCAGTCAGGAACTGTCTGTCACACAGTGTGTTCAAGTTGTCTGTGTTGCAGAACTTCCTGGTTCACCGTGATTGTTTtggcagcaggagcagcaccaccaccagcaccaccaccagcaccaccaccagcaccaccaccaccaccagcaccagatgGGTAGTACGTCTAGATCAGTGCTATAAGCTCTCAGAGTTGTCACTTTACAGAAAACGTTACCTGCACTGAGCACTCAGCAAGCACTCTACCACGATACATCAACTGAAGCCAAGCCATGCCACCATTAGAGGAAGCTGGAAAATCCTTGACAGAATACATTTTCAACTGAATCTGAAAACCTTGGACAAATCTTTATGGGATCACAAACACACACCAcagaataccagaaaaaaaataaacacacatcCTCCTCACTGAATCATAATGGTAAAGGGCAGGCCACAGGACGGGCAACGTGGCACAGCCACCATAGTCAGACATGATGTCAGAAGGtcggtgtgtgtttttttggttTGTGTGAATGTGTATTTGTGTGATCCAATAAAGATTTACTCCaggttttaagtttcaatttattATTTCAAGGATTTGCCTTCCTCTGGTGGCTTGGCGGGCGTCAGTTGTCTGGAATTAAATACAGAATTCTTTTGGTTGAAGGTTAAACCCCTAAACAGAGTCAGAAATTCACAGAGCATGACAGACACATTGGGAAAACACCAAAAAACACGTcagtgtaaaaatacaaaatggaTCGGACGGACAGTCGCATAATAGAAAACCATTCTCCATCTCCTCTCCACTCCAGTGCTGCTAAAAGCTAGAATAATATCATATATTCTGATTAATCATCACAGTGAACTTAGAATATATGATATTATACAATTACAAATATACATATTATAACAAAATGTTACATTCATTGATCGTTTGCAATTGCCACGACCTGCCGACCACTGCCAGTCACCTGCAGGCGGTCACGATGGCACCCCACCAGTCAGTCAGTCACAGTGACTGAGTGCGTTCCGTTGAGGACGAGAGTGGCATAACTGGCGTTAACCGTTAAGTAACTGGTCTTGTTGACAATGACAGGGATGGAGTTGGAGTAACTCGTCGTGAGGGAGGggtggggaggaaaaagggagggaaaggggaggaaaaagggaaagggggggaagggaaaggggaaaggggggagggaaaggggaagggggggaggaaagagggaaagggggaggggggagggaaaggggaagggaaaggggaagggggggagggaaaggggaaggggggagggaaaggggggggagaaagaaagaaagacacagagacagacagacacagagacagacactcacagagacagacacagagacagacactcacagagacagacacagagacagtcagacagacacagagacacagacagacagacacagagacacagacagacagacacagacagacagacacagagacacagacagacagacacagagacacagacagacagacacagagacacagacagacagacacagagagacacagacatacacacagacacagagacagacacagagacagacacagagacagacacagagacagacacagagagcGGTAAacggaaaaagagagagagactgaGAGGGAGACAGAACGAGAGATAGGGAGACGGaaagagagatagagaaagacagaaaaaaggagagaaagaaagaaagaaaagaaagagaaagGAGAGAAAGAATGAGGTAAAATTGAGGAAAGGACTAGTAGGACTAGGAGCCGGAGGAGAGGAAAAGTTCTCCTCCTTTCCTCCTCTAGTCTCTCCCctttccttctctctctctctccccttctTTCCTTCTCTTGGAGAAGGaaagagggagagggaggaaggaaagaatgagggagagggaggaaggaaagaatgaggagagagggaggaaggaaagaaagaaagaatgaggagagagggaggaaggaaagaaagaagaggagagggaggaaggaaagaaagaaagaaagaatgaggagagagggaggaaggaaagaatgaggagagagggaggaaagaaggaggagagaggggaaaaaaaaggaaaggaggagagagagggaaaaaggggagggagagggaaagggaaaagggagggagagggaaagggaaaaggggagggaaagggaaagcggagggaaaggggaaagggaaaagggagggaaagggaaaaggggagggaaagggaaaaggggaggggaagggaaaagggaaggggaagggggaaaAGGGGAGGGGAAGAGAAAAGGGGAGTCTGGCAGGGgagacagagaaataaaaaatttcagtggCAGAGACAATGCTATAAAATTAAAAACACTGCTCAGCATTTGGGAACATGTAGATTTTTCTGTAAGAACACCAATTGATCTACATGGTCTGGTTTGAGGGCGCTTCTTTTTGCAGTTACCACATCTCCTGCAGTGGAGAAAACCCGCTCTGCAGACACGCTTGTACCTGGGATACACAAGTATTGCTTTGACAGCCGAGAAAGGAGGGGAAATATGACCTCATGCTCACGCCACCAGTTCAAAGGGTCCTCAGTGAGAGGCAGAGGTGGGGCTTTACAATAGTTTTCCATTTCCTCTTCAGCCTTGGCATAGGGGGTCTTTTTGGGTTCTATTGTaccttcagtgtcagtgaaagacTGTCCCAGCAAACTCACGAGCAGCGATCTGGCCTTTTTGGGAGGAGATGGTGGAGATTCAGAATGGTTGTCTTCGATGGGTGAACTGTCCTCTTCTTCCAgagtttgttttcttctaggcaCTTGATGATCCTCTTGTGTCCTCTCACTCTCATCTGATGTAATCTGTGTTTGAACAAAaaagaaacggaaaaaaaacaataagtaaaaacacaaatgtcAATGCCTTTGATTCTGATGGGGTGATGAAAAAGCACAGGAAACGGACAGTACAGTTCCCGCACCGCATCAGATTCAGAAGCGTGGTAGTGCTACTGTCGTTTCAAGAAGAAACATGATGGAATTCTTCAAATTAATTTAATTACCTCCAAGGATGCAGCTTCCTCAGTGACTCCTTTAAATATCTCCAATctttcttcatctgtgaggatgaAAGGCAGTCCCTTAAAGCGAGGATCCAGTGCAGAGGCTGTATGAAGGATCTTCTTCTCGGCCTCACTGCTGTACCTCTTCTGGAGATCTGTTCTAATAGAATTCTTGATCTCATGGATCATGGGTGTGTCTCCCATCGTGTCTGTCATGCTCTGGAGAAGTTGTGCATTTATAGGGGCAATGAGAGAAACTGTTGGATTGCGCTCTTCTGACATCAGCATGGTTGCATCCTTCATTGGCTTTAATGCACTCACGGCGTCCTCTGCATTTGACACATCTGTTTCGTTTAGAGTGCAGAGATCAGACTCTCCTCTTCTGACTTCTGGAGACAGCAAGGTGGCACAGACTGCAGGTTGTTGTTCCAAGAACCTCTCGACCATGTCGTATGCACTGTTCCATCTTGTTGCCACATCAGTTATCAGCTTATGATTCTTCAGGCCAAGACATTTCTGTTTCTCTTTTAGACAGTGGCTTGCTCTAGTGCTGCGGTGAAAGAATGTGGATATCCGACGTACTCTGCCaagaagcctagagagagtggccACTTTCAACGCTCGCTGGGATGCAAGATTCAGTGTATGGGCGAAGCATTTCACATGGGGGAATTTTCCAACTTGAGCTGCAACTATCATGTTTGACGCGTTGTCGGTCACAAGCACTACAGATTTATCGGACAGCTGCCATTCTTCCACAACATGAGAAAGTAGCTCTGCCAGATGAGCACCCGTGTGAGACTCATAAATGGCTCTCGTTTGCAGTACATGCGACAAAATCTGCCAGTCCTTACTAACGTAATGTGCTGTTATTGTAACATAAGACTCTGTCGTGACTGAAGTCCAGGAATCACACGTTATTGCGACTCGACTTGCTTGGCTCATTGATGCAATTATCTTAGCTTTGGTTTCGTGGTAGAGTGCAGGTATGAAGTTTTTTGTAAAGTGACTTCGTGACGGGATCTTGTAACGCGGCTCTATCGTCTTCAAAAGGTAGCGAAACCCACTGTTTTCCACAACAGAGTAAGGGCGCAGGTCCTTCACTATGAAAGCTGCCACAGCTTTTGTTATTCTCTTTACCTTTTCAGAGTTGGGCGGCAAAGTTGACTGTAACATTGCATCAATTCTTGGCTGATCTGGGTTCATTtccttggtggtggtggtggtggtaggttTTAGCATTTCTGGGTGAAAACGGCTGACGTGGTTTCTCAGATTAGTAGTATTCCCTAGATATTTAATTTTTGTGTGGCAGATTTTACACACAGCGTATGACTTGTCCAATTCGTGCTTCCTACTTTTTTCATAAAAGCCAAAATGTTCCCAGATGTTTGCTTTTAAAAAGCTAGGTGCATTTTTTATCTCTCGTTCCTTTTGTTCTACTTCTGCCATTTTTATTTACTAGCAAATGCAATGCATGCCAGGCATCTATGTGAATTTGTGAGTAGGGATGACACAAGTCTTGACGTGACGATGATGTTGTCAAACTCTGTCAGTTTGAAAGCCTAAAGCCTGCCACGAGATCAACAGAAAAAGTAACACTGCTGGCTGCTGGTGGTGGAGCGATTCTCCTCCTGCCTGTGGTGGACTGGACTGAGCCTGAGGAGTGAGGAAAAACGGACAGGTGaggtgacacaatttttttttttaggtacggTAATAACAGGCAGTAACCAGCTGCAGTCTCTGTGAGTGGTGTATCTGTGTGATGGTCACCTACCTGTCACAACAAGGTGGCAGAGTCTGGCTGGCACGTGGCACCTGCGGGTCTCCTCTCCTGCTGCCTGTGATGGATGAAGGGACTCGGAGTGTGCgacacagggggaggggggtgtcaCTGTCGTCACGTCAGCGGGAGGCGGGAAAGAAggcgcccaaaaacttttttttccgacTCGGCTCTGCACGGCGGACGCGACGCTGACGTCATCAACATGCATCGATTATTTAAAGCAACCGCATCGATGCAGAATCGCCGGGGGTCGAATCGCGATGCATCGCTGCATCGATTATATTCGACAGCCctatgttttatggaagcagagaggccaaaataaaaTAGGTATCTAAAACCGTTATATAatattcctactgttaatatagtgattagagctgtatactgaaccagttatatgtgtgtttacttccaccaattgcaaactacaaataccatagAAACAATTGCAACCATTGAAAtcccatattgcaatccaaattgcatacaaccattccagatcatactcaaccaatctgcaaatagttactgctaactgcatattgcaaattgagACCAAATTTAgtaagtgaactattagttagacctcagatataattCTCAAAGAGATACTAAAGTGcggatactgaagagagaaatatatccaccattttatgttgaattacaagattgaacagttgaaccaccatcttatgcatactgccattttatgaatctttatgcaacacgtgttttgtacatggactatctgctgcggaagcggcagtgttatatgaagaaaagttgaagttaataaagaagttatttaaagcatttggtgtgctctttaaacctactgtttccatagaacggcgctagaggaattacagagtaacaaatAGTCTGCTTGGACtaaaaagttagagatatcaaaattcttctaatgccacagcgcaaaaggcacttcatagtgctgcgcctgccacacgggCGCCTGAGCCCCTTGCTCAGCTATCTGGCTACGGACAGCAGGTCGTAAGACGGGCCATGCCTTCTTGACTTCCGGAGG
This portion of the Bufo gargarizans isolate SCDJY-AF-19 chromosome 1, ASM1485885v1, whole genome shotgun sequence genome encodes:
- the LOC122936345 gene encoding E3 SUMO-protein ligase ZBED1-like — protein: MKDATMLMSEERNPTVSLIAPINAQLLQSMTDTMGDTPMIHEIKNSIRTDLQKRYSSEAEKKILHTASALDPRFKGLPFILTDEERLEIFKGVTEEAASLEITSDESERTQEDHQVPRRKQTLEEEDSSPIEDNHSESPPSPPKKARSLLVSLLGQSFTDTEGTIEPKKTPYAKAEEEMENYCKAPPLPLTEDPLNWWREHEVIFPLLSRLSKQYLCIPGTSVSAERVFSTAGDVVTAKRSALKPDHVDQLVFLQKNLHVPKC